The following are from one region of the Sorghum bicolor cultivar BTx623 chromosome 2, Sorghum_bicolor_NCBIv3, whole genome shotgun sequence genome:
- the LOC8069110 gene encoding uncharacterized protein LOC8069110 encodes MAVGRSPAVSGRRRSRQRGPPTPSSRPPAQKLPPLPPGTEIEARVDEEGFYGSWFEATVVDFEPACGPRYPALYTVAYSHLVSQDGGPEPVAASHVRPRPPPSAPGSSSSLPAPTPAPEFRLHDIVEAFDGAGWWSGIVVAPVPDLADPGSTVTVAFPITREVMPFAPHLVRRRRDYVGGEWVPSLSVVEVQPKRGARVYKAGEKVEVLREREAYGESWFPATVAKAVDRLSYIVEYCLDEQEGGGKATEYLHFLYIRPAEYHRLRESKVQLGPGTAVEVHCDGAWSPGVVRRVVREGCEYEVSVNGEVVEQLLTKAADQLRPLCIWNAKHWTIPTVDKGQHNLRQQYASRKRTISRADAGSSDDEGLQRASVSGTDASLSASCKSLASNHCLNSCSLLSEKNGLSVFPHRTLNTCSVSKNGLLCSSSGHSAPPDELMPNAIGETEFSQDVEMVLSDDQHKTLVCGRNADETRDMLSAPEVRKQNIASSLINQQIQERPLFVKTLSVKKGITKNRGGTHSKSHQGKNDAPENVQIQLKGNRNFSSKQFLFALSAFRECQTTSAQTLQVTGGTSSGSDAEGVNFNQLARSEGTGLLDKELAATINRICEGDRNPDVCTDTADTQVTKSNYLTDKPLQSHDRLVPQDGNQVDEGSILQSLQNDGSSVFTSDILLSSFPPSGNSMPSDLAFSQISGHQVPFVKRSPAWCQVDAMDVFKEVPQQPHFHPLSQLLPALREGIALGLMFTFASSVEDIRKSSIADSAASLQEKIATLGHLDENGFSVQFMRCRLIKLLQIKSDHSNYIAEKEQLKAQLLEKTTSLSQIDERLEKKERTIAELEEELGRARREAQKIMEEKEREDEELLRLKAADRSIGEACGVAELQFQSVLAELRHMRLT; translated from the exons ATGGCCGTCGGCCGCTCGCCAGCGGTCTCTGGCCGGCGCCGGAGCCGCCAGAGAGGCCCGCCGACGCCCTCCTCGCGGCCCCCTGCCCAGAAGCTGCCCCCGCTGCCTCCCGGCACCGAGATCGAGGCCCGCGTCGACGAGGAGGGCTTCTACGGCTCCTGGTTCGAGGCCACCGTCGTCGATTTCGAGCCCGCCTGCGGCCCCCGCTACCCGGCGCTGTACACCGTCGCCTACTCTCACCTCGTCTCCCAAGACGGCGGCCCTGAGCCCGTCGCTGCCTCCCACGTCCGCCCGCGGCCGCCTCCCTCGGCTCCGGGATCGTCGTCGTCCCTGCCGGCGCCGACGCCGGCGCCCGAATTCCGCCTCCACGACATCGTCGAGGCCTTCGATGGCGCCGGCTGGTGGTCCGGCATCGTCGTCGCCCCCGTCCCAGACCTCGCGGACCCCGGCTCCACCGTCACCGTCGCGTTCCCCATCACCCGCGAGGTCATGCCGTTCGCCCCTCACctcgtccgccgccgccgcgactaCGTCGGCGGCGAGTGGGTCCCGTCGCTGTCCGTCGTCGAAGTCCAGCCGAAGCGCGGTGCCAGGGTTTACAAGGCCGGGGAGAAGGTCGAGGTGCTGAGGGAGCGGGAGGCCTACGGCGAGTCCTGGTTCCCTGCGACGGTTGCCAAGGCTGTCGACAGGCTCAGCTACATCGTGGAGTACTGCCTGGATGAGCAGGAGGGCGGAGGGAAGGCAACAGAGTACCTGCATTTTCTGTACATCAGGCCGGCTGAGTATCATCGTCTGAGGGAGAGCAAAGTCCAGCTTGGGCCTGGCACTGCCGTGGAGGTGCACTGTGATGGGGCATGGTCGCCGGGAGTGGTGCGCAGGGTTGTCAGGGAGGGTTGTGAGTATGAGGTCAGTGTCAATGGCGAGGTGGTGGAGCAGCTGCTGACTAAGGCAGCGGATCAGCTGAGGCCGCTGTGCATATGGAACGCCAAGCATTGGACGATACCAACTGTTGATAAG GGACAGCATAACTTGAGGCAGCAGTATGCATCCCGGAAACGTACAATCTCACGAGCTGATGCCGgatctagtgatgatgaaggcTTACAACGTGCTTCAGTCTCTGGGACTGACGCTTCTCTATCTGCATCGTGCAAGTCTCTGGCAAGCAATCATTGTCTGAATTCATGTTCTCTGCTATCTGAAAAGAATGGTCTTTCTGTGTTTCCACACAGGACATTGAATACCTGTTCAGTGTCAAAGAATGGGCTTCTTTGTAGTTCCTCAGGACATTCAGCACCTCCAGATGAATTGATGCCAAATGCTATTGGCGAAACAGAATTTAGTCAAGATGTTGAGATGGTGCTTTCTGATGATCAGCATAAGACACTTGTCTGTGGAAGAAATGCTGATGAGACCCGTGATATGCTGTCGGCTCCAGAAGTAAGGAAACAGAACATTGCTTCATCTCTCATAAACCAGCAGATACAGGAAAGACCATTATTTGTCAAGACACTCAGTGTGAAGAAAGGCATTACCAAGAACAGAGGGGGAACACACTCTAAATCACATCAGGGAAAAAATGACGCCCCTGAGAAT GTGCAAATTCAGTTGAAGGGAAACAGGAATTTCTCTAGCAAGCAATTTCTATTTGCTTTGAGTGCCTTTCGAGAATGTCAGACAACTTCAGCTCAGACTCTACAG GTCACGGGAGGGACAAGTAGCGGTTCAGATGCTGAAGGTGTCAACTTTAACCAAT TGGCTAGAAGCGAAGGTACTGGTCTGTTGGACAAAGAGCTTGCTGCTACAATCAACAGGATCTGTGAAGGGGACAGAAATCCAGATGTGTGCACAGACACTGCTGATACCCAAGTGACAAAAAGCAACTATCTTACCGATAAACCTCTCCAGTCTCATGATCGGCTAGTTCCACAGGATGGGAACCAAGTGGACGAGGGATCAATCCTACAAAGTTTGCAGAATGATGGGAGCTCAGTGTTTACCTCTGACATCTTATTGAGTAGCTTTCCCCCCTCTGGCAACTCAATGCCTTCAGACTTGgctttctctcaaatctctggTCACCAGGTTCCGTTTGTCAAGAGATCACCTGCATGGTGTCAAGTGGATGCGATGGATGTGTTTAAGGAGGTACCACAGCAACCACATTTCCATCCACTTAGTCAATTATTGCCCGCATTGCGTGAAGGGATAGCTTTAGGCCTGATGTTTACGTTTGCCAGCTCAGTGGAAGATATAAGAAAATCAAGCATAGCAGATAGCGCTGCCTCCCTTCAAGAGAAGATTGCCACGCTTGGCCATCTGGACGAAAATGGATTCAGTGTTCAGTTTATGCGGTGTAGATTGATTAAGTTGCTCCAAATCAAGTCTGATCATAGCAATTACATTGCAGAAAAAGAACAGCTGAAGGCACAGTTGCTGGAGAAGACAACTTCCTTGTCCCAAATTGATGAGCGACTTGAGAAAAAGGAACGAACTATAGCTGAGCTTGAGGAGGAGCTTGGGCGTGCTCGCAGGGAAGCGCAGAAGATTATGGAGGAGAAAGAACGTGAAGACGAAGAGCTCTTAAGGCTGAAAGCAGCTGACCGCAGCATTGGGGAAGCATGTGGTGTTGCTGAACTGCAGTTTCAGAGTGTCTTGGCTGAGCTACGTCACATGAGGCTAACTTAA